A single genomic interval of Bacillus smithii harbors:
- the mreBH gene encoding rod-share determining protein MreBH, giving the protein MLSQDIGIDLGTANTLVYSKNKGIIINEPSVAAIDIHTKQLLAIGSEAKKMIGKTPANISVIRPLKNGVIADFEVTTEMLKSIMKKVNKALGITLRKPNVVICAPSGATTVEKRAIEDSIRSCGAKTVHLIEEPIAAAIGADLAVDEPIANMIVDIGGGTTEAAIISYGGVVCSNSIRIGGDKMDEDIIQYVRKEYNLLIGEPTAEMLKKEIGYAPIDHNIQEMEIRGRDLVTGLPKTITITSLEIQKAIKETVLQILETVRATLENSPPELSGDIVDRGIILTGGASLLNGLKEWLASQMIVPVNLAPSPLESVAIGTGRSLHVIPQLKKVKN; this is encoded by the coding sequence GTGCTTTCTCAAGATATTGGAATTGACTTAGGCACGGCCAATACCCTTGTATATAGTAAAAATAAAGGAATTATTATAAACGAACCCTCTGTAGCAGCGATTGATATACATACGAAACAATTATTGGCAATAGGTTCAGAAGCAAAAAAAATGATCGGAAAAACCCCCGCCAACATTTCCGTTATTCGTCCATTAAAAAATGGGGTTATTGCTGATTTTGAAGTGACAACGGAAATGCTAAAAAGCATCATGAAAAAAGTAAACAAAGCGCTTGGAATCACCTTGCGAAAGCCGAATGTCGTGATCTGCGCCCCATCTGGAGCGACAACAGTCGAAAAAAGAGCGATTGAAGACTCTATTCGAAGCTGCGGAGCGAAAACCGTCCATTTGATTGAAGAACCGATTGCAGCGGCCATCGGAGCAGATTTGGCGGTAGATGAACCGATTGCTAATATGATTGTCGACATCGGTGGAGGCACTACTGAAGCGGCCATTATTTCCTATGGCGGAGTGGTGTGCAGCAATTCGATTCGAATTGGCGGAGACAAAATGGACGAAGATATCATTCAATATGTACGGAAAGAGTACAACCTGCTAATCGGCGAACCGACCGCAGAAATGCTGAAAAAAGAAATTGGATATGCGCCCATCGATCATAATATCCAAGAAATGGAGATTCGCGGAAGGGATTTAGTAACGGGACTCCCCAAAACGATTACTATTACTTCCTTAGAAATTCAGAAAGCGATAAAGGAAACCGTTTTACAAATATTAGAAACAGTTCGTGCTACGCTGGAAAATTCACCACCGGAACTTAGCGGTGACATTGTTGACAGAGGAATTATTTTAACAGGAGGAGCTTCCCTGCTGAACGGTTTAAAAGAATGGTTGGCAAGCCAGATGATTGTCCCCGTAAACCTCGCACCAAGTCCGCTCGAATCAGTCGCCATTGGTACAGGCCGGTCTTTGCATGTCATCCCTCAGTTAAAAAAAGTAAAAAATTAA
- a CDS encoding acyl-CoA thioesterase, producing the protein MKKKIPMRDTLTVKTSFVLPPDTNQHGTLFGGKLMAYIDDIASITATKFARRPVVTASTDSVDFLKPINSGDSVTLEARITYTGRTSMEVFVKVTSENLLTGEKAVAALSFLTFVALDENGKPTEVPEVVPESEEEKWLNETALNRAEHRKARKLHSQELAEFFSKME; encoded by the coding sequence ATGAAAAAGAAAATACCAATGCGTGATACTCTAACAGTCAAAACAAGTTTTGTCCTTCCACCGGATACAAACCAACATGGTACTTTATTCGGCGGAAAGTTGATGGCATACATAGACGATATCGCCTCTATAACCGCAACTAAATTTGCAAGAAGACCGGTTGTAACTGCTTCAACGGACTCCGTAGATTTCCTTAAACCAATTAACAGCGGTGACTCTGTGACATTAGAAGCTCGAATCACATATACTGGTCGGACAAGCATGGAAGTATTCGTAAAAGTAACATCCGAAAATTTATTAACGGGTGAAAAAGCAGTTGCGGCTCTCTCTTTCTTAACTTTTGTTGCCCTTGATGAAAACGGAAAACCGACAGAAGTGCCTGAAGTGGTTCCGGAATCTGAAGAAGAAAAATGGCTGAATGAAACAGCTCTCAATCGGGCAGAACATCGGAAAGCACGGAAACTTCACAGCCAAGAACTAGCTGAATTTTTCTCCAAAATGGAATAA
- the argF gene encoding ornithine carbamoyltransferase — protein MAIVHTVTAEQLKGKDLLTLADFTPNEISYFIELAADMKKNPSAYSESLKGKILGMIFEKNSTRTRVSFEAAMIQLGGHGMFLDSQHTQIGRGETIEDTGKVLSRYLDGIMIRTFGHDKIESLAKAADIPVINGLTDLSHPCQALADLLTIYEWKGEWKGVKLVYVGDGNNVAHSLMIGAALTGMECVVATPKGFEPDPQVMTKAQALAEKTGACITYLENPKEAVKEADFIYTDVWVSMGQEKEQEERKKIFIPYQVNQGLFQYAKPDCKFMHCLPAHRGEEVAADIMDGPSSIVFQEAENRLHAQKAVLYSLLQD, from the coding sequence ATGGCAATCGTTCATACGGTGACAGCCGAACAATTGAAAGGAAAAGATTTACTGACTCTTGCTGATTTTACTCCGAATGAAATTTCTTATTTTATAGAATTAGCAGCTGATATGAAAAAAAATCCTTCCGCTTATTCTGAAAGTTTAAAAGGGAAAATTCTCGGGATGATTTTTGAAAAAAATTCGACCCGTACGAGAGTCTCTTTTGAAGCTGCCATGATCCAGCTCGGGGGGCATGGAATGTTTTTGGATTCGCAGCATACTCAAATAGGACGAGGAGAAACAATCGAGGATACAGGAAAAGTATTGTCGAGATATCTGGATGGGATCATGATCCGGACGTTCGGACATGACAAAATCGAGTCGCTGGCGAAAGCAGCCGACATTCCTGTCATCAACGGATTGACGGATTTATCACATCCTTGTCAAGCGCTTGCAGATTTGTTGACGATTTACGAATGGAAAGGAGAGTGGAAAGGGGTCAAGTTAGTATATGTAGGAGATGGAAACAATGTTGCCCACTCTTTAATGATAGGGGCGGCTTTGACAGGAATGGAATGTGTTGTGGCGACTCCAAAGGGATTCGAGCCTGACCCGCAAGTCATGACAAAAGCACAAGCATTGGCAGAAAAAACGGGAGCTTGTATAACCTATTTGGAAAATCCGAAAGAAGCAGTGAAAGAGGCTGATTTTATTTACACAGATGTGTGGGTCAGTATGGGACAGGAAAAAGAACAGGAAGAACGAAAGAAGATATTTATTCCTTATCAGGTAAATCAAGGACTTTTCCAATATGCTAAGCCGGACTGTAAATTTATGCACTGCTTACCGGCTCACAGAGGAGAGGAAGTAGCAGCGGACATTATGGATGGGCCGTCATCGATTGTTTTTCAAGAAGCGGAAAATCGTTTGCATGCTCAGAAAGCCGTTCTCTATAGTTTGTTGCAAGATTAA
- a CDS encoding glutamate synthase subunit beta, giving the protein MGKATGFLEYKRKKAPERDPKVRIKDWNEYQLPFSENELKIQAARCMDCGTPFCHTGMELRGMPSGCPLYNLIPEWNDLVYQNRWQEALERLLKTNNFPEFTGRVCPAPCEGSCTVALSDDPVAIKSIEKAIIDKGFQEGWIKPNPPKVRTGKKVAVVGSGPAGLAAADQLNKAGHTVTVFEKDDRVGGLLTYGIPSMKLEKSTVDRRVNLLKQEGITFVTNTEIGKDISAEELKESFDAVLLCAGSQKHRDILIEGRESKGIYFAMDYLTKSIKGLLDGTEVISAEGKDVIVIGGGDTGADCVATALRQGAKSVVQFGKHEKMPDSRLERNPWPEYPNTFKLDYAYEEAAAIFGEDPREYLIQTKKFVADENGHVKELHTVQMEKTYHEDGTYTMKEIPGTEKVWPAQLVLIAIGFTGTEPKLLDAFQVEKTSRNTAKAKYGQYTTNVEGVFAAGDMRRGQSLVVWAIHEGREAAREIDRYLMGETFLP; this is encoded by the coding sequence ATGGGAAAAGCAACAGGTTTTTTGGAATATAAAAGAAAAAAAGCACCGGAACGTGATCCAAAAGTTCGCATCAAGGACTGGAATGAGTATCAGCTCCCTTTCTCCGAGAACGAATTAAAGATTCAAGCCGCCCGCTGCATGGATTGCGGAACCCCCTTCTGTCATACGGGAATGGAATTAAGAGGGATGCCTTCCGGCTGCCCTCTTTATAACTTAATCCCCGAATGGAATGATTTGGTATATCAAAACCGTTGGCAGGAAGCATTAGAACGGCTTTTGAAAACAAACAACTTCCCTGAATTTACCGGACGCGTTTGTCCTGCACCTTGCGAAGGATCATGTACTGTCGCCCTTTCCGATGATCCGGTGGCAATCAAATCTATTGAAAAAGCGATCATTGACAAAGGATTCCAGGAAGGATGGATTAAGCCAAACCCTCCCAAAGTGCGTACGGGGAAAAAAGTGGCCGTAGTCGGATCAGGTCCTGCCGGTCTTGCGGCTGCCGATCAGCTGAATAAAGCTGGTCATACGGTTACCGTATTTGAAAAAGACGATCGTGTCGGAGGACTGCTGACATACGGGATTCCTTCGATGAAGCTTGAAAAATCTACCGTAGACAGACGCGTGAATTTACTGAAACAAGAAGGCATTACGTTTGTGACAAACACGGAAATCGGAAAAGATATCAGCGCCGAAGAACTAAAGGAATCGTTTGACGCAGTCCTTTTATGCGCCGGCTCTCAAAAACATCGCGACATATTAATAGAGGGCCGTGAATCAAAAGGCATTTATTTTGCCATGGATTATTTAACGAAAAGCATTAAAGGATTGTTGGACGGAACAGAAGTGATTTCTGCGGAAGGAAAAGATGTTATTGTCATCGGCGGCGGAGATACGGGAGCTGACTGTGTAGCAACGGCTTTGCGTCAAGGAGCCAAAAGCGTCGTCCAATTTGGAAAGCATGAAAAAATGCCTGATTCACGATTGGAACGCAATCCATGGCCGGAATATCCGAATACTTTTAAATTAGATTATGCCTATGAAGAAGCCGCTGCGATTTTCGGAGAAGACCCACGCGAATATTTAATTCAAACGAAAAAATTTGTGGCTGATGAAAATGGCCATGTGAAAGAATTGCATACGGTTCAAATGGAAAAAACCTATCATGAAGACGGAACCTATACAATGAAAGAAATTCCGGGAACGGAAAAAGTATGGCCGGCTCAACTAGTATTAATTGCCATTGGATTCACCGGAACTGAACCAAAACTTCTTGATGCCTTTCAAGTAGAAAAAACAAGCCGGAATACTGCGAAAGCAAAATACGGCCAATATACAACGAACGTGGAGGGCGTGTTCGCTGCCGGAGATATGCGCCGCGGGCAAAGTTTGGTCGTTTGGGCCATTCACGAAGGCCGTGAAGCAGCTCGAGAAATCGACCGTTATTTAATGGGAGAGACCTTTTTGCCATAA
- the gltB gene encoding glutamate synthase large subunit: MKHYGYPKEQGLYNPQNEHDACGIGFIANIKGKPAHSIVKQGIYMLCQLEHRGGHVNEKTGDGAGIMLQISDSFFRKECEKLNIHLPEMHKYAVGMLFMPQNQSERERAKSHIERIVGEEGQSLLGWREVPTDSSVIGEGALKTEPFIMQLFIGQNEEIQSERDFELKLYIIRKRIERAIAEDPAINGSFYVPSLSTRTIIYKGMLLPEQIDQYYLDLSDEAYTSAFSLVHSRFSTNTFPSWERAHPYRYLIHNGEINTLRGNVNWMRAREKASYSKVFGDNYEKILPIIDESGSDSAMLDNTLEFLTLSGRSLPHAAMMLIPEPWDHDRQMEDPKLAFYEYHSCLMEPWDGPTSISFTDGRKIGTILDRNGLRPARYYITEDDLIIYSSETGVVPVEEEKIISKQSLDAGKMLLIDLEEGRIISDEEIKAKIASEKPYRKWLDENLVHLSDLNDFEPVETRLESEKIVKWQKAFGYTYEELTKNLKSMATEKKDPIGSMGYDAPLAVLSERPQLLYNYFKQLFAQVTNPPIDAIREDIVTSTMTLLGREGNLLEPSEQSCRRIRLESPILSEKDLAALIGNRFKEFRAKTLSILFDASSPQALEPALDRLFQEAEEAIEEGYSLLILSDHGVNEDFAAIPALLAVSGLHHHLVRKGLRTKVSLIVETAEARDTHHFACLIGYGADAVHPYLAISSIEDMVEKGIIKEINAEQAISNYLQASIDGVVKIMSKMGISTIQSYRGAQIFETVGIGKEVVDRYFTGTASPLSGITLHVIAEETLLRHRQAFHKSEFQDTSLDSGGEFQWRRTGEAHAFNPKTIHTLQQAARQNSYELYKKYSKMISEEQTFFLRGLLDFNFGKRPAVPLDEVEPVESILKRFKSGAMSYGSISKEAHETLAIAMNRIGGKSNSGEGGEDPSRYTPDENGDLRRSAIKQVASGRFGVTSHYLVNAEEIQIKMAQGAKPGEGGHLPGKKVYPWIGDVRGATPGVGLISPPPHHDIYSIEDLAQLIYDLKNANPKARINVKLVSKSGVGTIATGVAKGLADVILISGYEGGTGASPKSSIKNAGIPWEIGLAETHQTLLMNGLRDRVTLETDGKMMTGRDVVIAALLGAEEYGFATAPLVVLGCIMMRVCHMDTCPVGVATQNPELRKRFAGSPDHIVNYMHFVAQEIREIMAQLGFRTMDEMIGQKQFLKVHERAKRHWKAKYLDLSPLLYVPEEAKHQSQHKTQNQNHQLEKTLDLQKLVPAAQPAIEWKKPVKGSFPIRNINRATGTILGSLITQKYGAEGLPEDTIQFTFKGSAGQSFGAFAPKGLTLAVDGDANDYFGKGLSGGKLIVRPDSSSSLVPEEQTIAGNVCLYGATGGEAYINGKAGARFAVRNSGVDVVVEGVGDHGCEYMTGGNVVILGDVGKNFAAGMSGGVVYIYEKMSGLTKRQCRESSLLFESLSKEDEDLVKSLIKKHVDYTNSPLAKRILDNWSKTSGRFIKIIPKEYKEMKQKIQHFLLEGKTQSEAEYAAFLESTVEKKTISDDQRMIEAIN, translated from the coding sequence ATGAAACACTATGGCTATCCAAAAGAACAAGGTCTGTACAATCCGCAAAACGAACATGACGCTTGCGGAATCGGATTTATAGCAAATATAAAAGGAAAACCTGCTCATTCCATTGTAAAGCAGGGTATATACATGCTGTGCCAATTGGAACACCGCGGTGGCCACGTGAATGAAAAAACGGGAGATGGAGCGGGAATTATGCTTCAAATCTCGGATTCATTCTTTAGAAAAGAATGCGAAAAGCTTAATATTCATTTACCAGAAATGCATAAGTATGCAGTAGGAATGTTATTTATGCCACAAAACCAATCCGAACGGGAACGCGCTAAATCGCACATTGAACGGATTGTTGGCGAAGAAGGACAGTCGCTGCTCGGATGGCGTGAAGTTCCAACCGATTCTTCCGTCATTGGTGAAGGCGCTTTAAAAACGGAGCCTTTCATCATGCAATTGTTTATCGGGCAAAACGAAGAGATCCAATCGGAACGAGATTTTGAATTAAAATTATACATCATTCGAAAACGTATTGAACGAGCGATCGCAGAGGATCCGGCAATTAACGGCAGCTTTTATGTTCCGAGCCTGTCGACAAGAACGATCATATATAAAGGAATGCTTCTTCCGGAGCAGATCGATCAATACTATCTGGATCTTTCCGACGAAGCCTATACTTCTGCTTTCTCCCTTGTTCATTCTCGATTCAGCACCAACACATTCCCCAGCTGGGAGCGTGCTCATCCATACCGTTATTTAATTCATAATGGAGAAATCAATACCCTGAGAGGAAATGTGAACTGGATGCGTGCCCGCGAAAAGGCAAGTTACTCTAAAGTGTTCGGGGACAACTACGAAAAGATTTTGCCTATTATCGACGAAAGCGGAAGCGATTCCGCCATGTTGGACAATACACTTGAATTCTTGACATTATCGGGCCGTTCGCTTCCTCACGCTGCGATGATGCTGATTCCGGAACCATGGGATCATGATAGGCAAATGGAAGATCCAAAGCTTGCTTTCTATGAATACCACAGTTGCCTAATGGAGCCTTGGGATGGGCCTACTTCGATCTCCTTTACGGACGGTCGAAAAATCGGAACCATTTTGGACCGCAATGGACTGCGTCCTGCCCGCTATTATATAACGGAAGACGATTTAATCATCTATTCTTCTGAAACAGGAGTCGTACCTGTCGAAGAGGAAAAAATCATTTCCAAACAAAGCTTAGACGCGGGGAAAATGCTTTTGATTGATCTTGAAGAAGGCCGCATCATTTCCGACGAAGAGATCAAAGCAAAAATTGCTTCTGAAAAACCTTACCGCAAATGGCTCGACGAAAATCTTGTCCACCTATCCGATCTAAATGATTTCGAACCGGTGGAAACGCGTTTAGAATCCGAAAAAATTGTAAAATGGCAAAAAGCCTTTGGCTACACGTATGAGGAACTGACGAAAAATCTTAAATCAATGGCGACGGAAAAAAAGGACCCGATCGGATCCATGGGATATGATGCCCCGCTCGCCGTTTTGTCGGAACGTCCTCAGCTTCTCTACAATTATTTTAAACAACTGTTTGCACAAGTGACGAACCCTCCGATTGATGCCATTCGGGAAGATATTGTGACTTCAACTATGACGCTCCTTGGCAGAGAAGGAAATCTTCTCGAGCCTTCCGAACAGAGCTGCCGGAGAATTCGGCTTGAATCACCTATTCTTTCTGAGAAAGATTTAGCTGCTTTAATCGGCAATCGGTTTAAAGAATTTCGTGCGAAAACTCTGTCTATTTTATTTGACGCTTCTTCCCCTCAAGCCCTTGAACCGGCTTTAGACAGGCTGTTCCAAGAAGCGGAAGAGGCAATTGAGGAAGGGTATTCGTTGTTAATTTTATCCGATCATGGAGTGAACGAAGATTTCGCTGCCATCCCTGCTTTGCTCGCAGTCAGCGGTCTTCATCATCACTTAGTGCGAAAAGGGCTTAGAACGAAAGTAAGCCTTATTGTGGAAACGGCTGAAGCCAGAGACACTCATCACTTTGCTTGTTTAATCGGATACGGAGCAGATGCAGTTCATCCATACCTTGCCATTTCGTCTATTGAAGACATGGTGGAAAAAGGCATTATTAAAGAAATAAACGCTGAACAAGCCATCAGCAACTATTTGCAAGCGAGCATCGACGGGGTTGTCAAAATCATGTCGAAAATGGGTATCTCCACTATTCAAAGCTATAGAGGCGCCCAGATTTTTGAAACGGTTGGCATCGGAAAAGAAGTAGTGGACCGCTATTTTACCGGTACCGCTTCCCCATTAAGCGGGATTACGCTTCATGTGATTGCCGAAGAAACCCTGCTCCGCCACCGCCAAGCATTTCATAAAAGTGAATTCCAGGATACTTCCCTTGATTCCGGCGGAGAATTTCAATGGAGAAGAACGGGAGAAGCTCATGCTTTTAATCCGAAAACCATTCATACTTTACAACAAGCAGCACGGCAAAATAGCTATGAACTATATAAAAAATACTCAAAAATGATTTCAGAAGAACAAACATTTTTCCTTAGGGGTCTTCTTGATTTCAACTTTGGCAAAAGACCCGCAGTTCCTTTAGACGAAGTGGAACCTGTCGAATCCATTCTCAAACGCTTTAAAAGCGGTGCCATGTCGTACGGTTCCATCAGTAAAGAAGCTCACGAAACGCTGGCGATTGCGATGAACCGCATTGGAGGTAAAAGCAACAGCGGCGAGGGCGGCGAAGACCCTTCTCGTTACACGCCGGATGAAAACGGAGATTTGCGCCGGAGTGCCATCAAACAAGTGGCATCTGGACGATTTGGCGTAACGAGTCATTATTTAGTGAACGCCGAAGAAATTCAAATCAAAATGGCACAAGGCGCTAAACCGGGTGAAGGAGGTCATTTGCCGGGAAAAAAAGTATACCCTTGGATTGGGGACGTTCGTGGTGCCACACCCGGAGTCGGACTTATTTCTCCTCCTCCTCACCATGATATTTATTCTATCGAAGATTTAGCCCAATTGATTTACGATTTAAAAAATGCAAATCCGAAAGCTCGCATCAACGTGAAATTAGTTTCCAAGAGCGGTGTAGGAACAATCGCAACCGGCGTGGCCAAGGGGCTTGCCGATGTCATTTTGATTAGCGGATATGAAGGCGGCACAGGCGCATCGCCGAAATCAAGCATTAAAAATGCCGGAATTCCTTGGGAAATCGGCCTTGCCGAAACACATCAAACCTTGCTGATGAACGGTCTCCGTGATCGCGTAACCCTTGAAACAGACGGCAAAATGATGACAGGCCGAGATGTCGTCATCGCTGCTCTTTTAGGCGCTGAAGAATACGGATTTGCCACTGCACCTCTTGTCGTGCTTGGGTGCATTATGATGCGGGTTTGCCATATGGATACTTGCCCTGTAGGAGTCGCAACCCAAAATCCAGAACTTCGGAAGCGATTTGCCGGTTCGCCTGATCATATCGTGAATTACATGCACTTTGTCGCCCAGGAAATCCGCGAAATTATGGCACAATTGGGATTCCGGACGATGGACGAAATGATTGGACAAAAACAATTCTTAAAAGTTCATGAACGGGCCAAACGTCATTGGAAAGCCAAATATCTAGATTTGTCACCGCTTCTGTATGTACCGGAAGAAGCAAAGCATCAATCCCAGCACAAAACGCAGAACCAAAATCATCAACTTGAAAAAACGCTTGATCTTCAAAAGTTGGTTCCCGCTGCTCAACCTGCAATCGAATGGAAAAAACCTGTAAAAGGAAGTTTTCCAATCCGCAATATCAATCGGGCTACCGGAACCATTTTGGGATCTTTGATTACCCAAAAATACGGAGCTGAAGGTCTTCCTGAAGATACGATCCAATTTACATTCAAAGGTTCGGCCGGACAAAGTTTCGGTGCTTTTGCTCCTAAAGGGTTGACATTAGCGGTAGACGGAGATGCCAACGATTACTTTGGAAAAGGCTTATCGGGAGGAAAACTGATTGTTCGCCCTGATTCATCTTCCAGCCTAGTTCCGGAAGAACAGACTATCGCAGGAAATGTTTGCCTGTATGGAGCGACCGGCGGTGAAGCTTATATCAACGGAAAAGCCGGAGCCCGTTTTGCCGTTCGAAATTCCGGAGTCGACGTAGTGGTCGAAGGTGTAGGAGACCATGGCTGTGAATATATGACCGGCGGCAATGTCGTCATACTCGGCGATGTTGGGAAAAACTTTGCAGCCGGAATGTCCGGCGGCGTCGTATATATCTATGAAAAAATGTCTGGATTGACGAAACGTCAATGCCGAGAATCATCTCTTCTGTTTGAATCGTTGTCAAAAGAAGATGAGGACTTAGTGAAATCTCTTATAAAAAAACACGTTGACTACACAAACAGCCCGTTGGCCAAACGAATTCTCGACAATTGGAGCAAAACATCCGGCCGCTTTATAAAAATAATTCCTAAAGAATATAAAGAAATGAAACAAAAAATCCAACATTTCCTTTTGGAAGGAAAGACGCAGTCTGAAGCTGAATACGCCGCTTTTCTTGAAAGTACTGTCGAAAAAAAGACCATATCTGACGATCAGCGAATGATAGAAGCCATCAATTAG
- a CDS encoding LysR family transcriptional regulator: protein MELRQIKYFIEVAKQEHVTEAANQLHVAQSAVSRQIARLEDELGVVLFARDGRNVKLTHIGKIFLEHIENAMEEIDKSVKAVKDYLNPKQGMIRIGFPNSLAAKTLPRVISAFRKQYPEIGFKFWQGSNKELRGLVENGEIDLAFVSPVPTDSKINTHIFFSERMRALLPFHHPLAQKKEIRLYELRKEPFVLFQTGYDMRKMVMDACRQVGFEPDVAFESEDIYTIKGLVEAGLGISLLPESTLDEQSSPETVSITVSDPIITRTVGVIYPKSRDLPPTEKLFFDFLKQYYERLNQFSF, encoded by the coding sequence TTGGAACTGCGCCAAATTAAATATTTTATAGAAGTGGCCAAGCAAGAACATGTGACTGAGGCAGCCAATCAGCTTCATGTTGCTCAGTCGGCGGTGAGCAGACAGATCGCTCGGCTGGAAGATGAGCTCGGAGTCGTTTTGTTTGCCAGAGATGGTCGAAATGTCAAGTTAACTCATATAGGCAAAATTTTTTTAGAACATATTGAAAATGCAATGGAGGAGATCGACAAATCGGTTAAAGCAGTCAAAGACTACTTAAATCCAAAACAGGGAATGATCCGAATTGGTTTTCCTAATTCATTGGCCGCTAAAACGCTGCCGAGAGTAATATCCGCATTTAGAAAACAATATCCGGAGATTGGATTTAAATTTTGGCAAGGATCCAATAAGGAATTGCGAGGACTGGTGGAAAACGGGGAAATTGATTTGGCGTTTGTTTCACCGGTTCCGACGGATTCCAAAATAAACACCCATATTTTCTTTTCTGAAAGGATGAGAGCTCTACTTCCGTTTCATCACCCTTTGGCCCAAAAAAAAGAAATTCGGCTTTATGAATTGAGAAAAGAGCCATTCGTACTTTTTCAAACAGGTTACGATATGAGAAAAATGGTGATGGATGCTTGTCGGCAAGTGGGATTTGAGCCTGATGTCGCATTCGAAAGCGAAGATATCTATACGATAAAAGGCTTAGTGGAAGCGGGACTTGGGATTAGTCTTCTTCCGGAATCAACGCTTGATGAGCAATCCAGCCCTGAAACCGTGAGCATCACGGTGAGCGATCCGATCATAACCAGGACGGTCGGGGTTATTTACCCGAAAAGCCGAGATCTTCCGCCGACGGAAAAACTCTTTTTTGATTTTCTCAAACAATATTATGAACGGTTGAATCAATTTAGTTTTTAG
- a CDS encoding aminopeptidase, which produces MELFQTKLEKYAELAVKVGVNIQKGQTLVINAGLEAADFVRLITKKAYEAGAKHVYVDWHDDAISRMKYELAPDEAFDDYPIWRAKEKEELAEQGAAFISVLSSSPDLLKGVNPERISRYQKAAGQALTKFRQYIQSDKVSWTIIAAASQAWAKKVFPNEEKPVEKLWEAIFDAVRIGQADPIAAWQKHDKILHEKVEYLNQKRFHKLHYKAPGTDLTIELPENHIWVGAGSINENGVAFMANMPTEEVFTAPKKTGVNGYVSNTKPLSYGGNIIDGFTITFKNGRIVDVKAKEGEEILKKLVETDEGSHFLGEVALVPHHSPISESGILFYNTLFDENASNHLAIGSAYAFCIEGGKQMSKEELEENGLNTSITHVDFMIGSESMDIDGITKDGKTEPIFRNGNWAFKKNSFIGTFHY; this is translated from the coding sequence ATGGAACTATTTCAAACAAAATTAGAAAAATATGCAGAATTGGCCGTAAAGGTTGGCGTCAATATTCAAAAAGGACAAACCCTTGTCATTAATGCTGGTCTAGAAGCGGCTGACTTCGTACGGCTTATTACCAAAAAAGCTTATGAAGCCGGCGCCAAACATGTCTATGTCGATTGGCACGATGACGCCATCTCCCGAATGAAATATGAGCTGGCGCCAGATGAAGCGTTCGACGATTATCCGATTTGGCGGGCAAAAGAAAAAGAAGAACTGGCTGAACAAGGAGCGGCGTTTATTTCCGTACTTTCTTCCAGTCCCGACCTTTTAAAAGGCGTGAATCCGGAACGAATCAGCCGCTATCAAAAGGCAGCTGGACAAGCGTTGACTAAGTTCCGCCAATACATTCAATCGGACAAAGTCAGTTGGACGATCATCGCTGCCGCTTCACAAGCATGGGCCAAAAAAGTTTTTCCAAACGAAGAAAAACCTGTGGAAAAATTATGGGAAGCCATTTTTGATGCAGTAAGAATTGGACAAGCGGATCCCATTGCGGCTTGGCAAAAACATGATAAGATTCTTCATGAAAAAGTTGAATATTTAAATCAAAAAAGGTTTCATAAGCTTCATTACAAAGCACCCGGCACCGATTTGACCATTGAGCTCCCTGAAAACCATATTTGGGTGGGAGCTGGAAGCATCAATGAAAACGGTGTGGCATTTATGGCCAATATGCCGACGGAAGAAGTATTTACCGCGCCCAAAAAAACGGGAGTCAATGGATATGTATCTAATACCAAGCCGTTGAGCTATGGAGGAAATATTATCGATGGCTTTACCATTACATTCAAAAACGGAAGAATTGTCGATGTGAAAGCGAAAGAAGGAGAAGAAATACTAAAGAAACTGGTAGAAACAGATGAAGGATCTCATTTTTTAGGAGAAGTAGCGCTTGTACCCCACCACTCACCTATCTCTGAATCGGGAATTCTTTTTTACAATACATTATTTGACGAAAATGCCTCCAATCACCTCGCGATCGGAAGCGCTTATGCTTTTTGCATCGAAGGCGGAAAGCAAATGTCGAAAGAGGAATTGGAAGAAAACGGACTGAATACAAGCATCACCCACGTGGACTTTATGATCGGATCAGAATCCATGGATATTGACGGCATCACCAAAGACGGAAAAACCGAACCGATTTTCCGCAATGGAAATTGGGCATTTAAAAAAAATTCCTTTATTGGAACGTTCCATTATTAA